ATATTTTAAAGTATTATTATCAAGGAATAGAAATTATTAAAAAATACTAATAAACAAGCAAATGAGTGGAAAATGGAGTTAAAAGAATTTGATTATTATCTTCCTTCGGGATTTATTGCTCAAAAGCCGATCAAACCAAGAGACCATAGTCGTTTGATGGTTTTAAATCGATCCAGCAATGAAATTCAGCACAAAGTTTTTAAAGATATGAAAGATTATCTTAAAAAGGGAGATCTTTTAGTTTTAAACAATACCAAGGTTTTACCGGCAAGGCTATTTGGTTTTAAGGAAAAAACCAAAGGAAAAGTAGAGATATTACTTCTTAAGCCTAAAAGTGATAGGTATTGGGAGGTATTGGTAAAACCAGGAAAGATTGTCCATTCAGATACTAAGATAATTTTCAGTCCCGAATTAGAGGGAACAATAGAAGGTAAAAACGAAGAAAAGGGTAGTTATTTCATTCAATTTAAGTTTAAGGGTAATTTTAAAGAAATATTAGATAAAATTGGAACAATGCCGACCCCTCCTTATATTAAAGAAAGATTAACAGCAACAGAAGACTATCAAACAGTCTATGCTTCTCAAGATGGCTCAATTGCTGCTCCTACTGCCGGGCTTCATTTTAGTAATTCTTTGTTAAAAGAGCTAACCCTCCAAGGGATTGAAGTAGTGTATTTAACTTTGCATGTAGGTCGAGGAACTTTTGAATCCATAAGAACTTCAAGGGTGGAAGAACACCAAATGGATGTAGAGTTTTATTCTATTTCTCCTAATGTCGCACAAAAGATAAATCAAATCCGTAGTGAAAAAAGACGGATTATTTCAGTGGGAACTACCACTACTCGTGCCCTGGAATCTGCTTACGATCTTACTAAAGGAAAAACTATAAGCGGGAGCGATTGGAGCGATATATTTATCTTCCCCGGTTATAAATTTAAATCAGTAGATGTGTTGATTACTAATTTTCATCTTCCTCGCTCTACCCCTTTAATGCTTGCTGCCGCTTTTGCCGGAAAGAATTTTCTTTTTAAAGCCTATCAAGAAGCAATAAAAGAAAAATATAGATTTTACAGTTTTGGAGACGCAATGATAATTATATAGTATAAGTCGTTAGTAAATAGTATTTTATGAGTATCTCCTTTCTCGCAAATCGTACCCTATACAATAATAATGAATATGCAATAATAAGTAGTAGGAGAAGAATTAACTGGTTTATTGTTGATAAAATAACTCCTAAAAAGTAGTATTCATAATTCACTACCAAGGAACTAGAAGATTATTAATGAATAGCTTAAAAATGAATAAATTAGCGATTGCCTAAAAGATAAATTAAAAGGCTATAAACAGTTGTCTATCAAATTTGAAATTCTAAAAAAATCTAAAAAAACTAAAGCAAGATTAGGGAGATTATTTACTTACCATGGAATAATTGATACCCCGGTATTTATGCCGGTAGGAACTCAAGCTACGGTAAAAGCAATGACTCCTCGAGAATTAGATGACCTGGGCATACAAATCATTTTAAGTAATTCTTATCACTTATATCTAAGGCCTGGATATAATTTAATCAGACGGGTAGGGGGGTTACATAAATTCATGGGTTGGAAAGGCGCTATATTAACTGATAGTGGAGGTTTTCAGATTTTTAGTTTCGGGAAACTAAATAAGATAAGTGATGAAGGCGTGTTTTTCCATTCTCACCTTGACGGATCTAAGCGTTTTATCAATCCCGAAAAAGCCATGGAGATTCAAATGGCTTTAGGTTCGGATATTGCTATGGCTTTTGATGAATGTGCACCGTATCCTTCTAGTAAATATCAGGTAGAAATTGCTGCTCAAAGAACTATCCAATGGGCTAAAAGATGCCAGGACACTCACCACAGTGAAAGCCAAAGTCTATTTGGAATTGTTCAAGGGGGCACTTTTCAAGACTTAAGAATTGAAAATGCTAACCAGTTAGTAGAACTTGATTTTCCCGGTTATGCAATAGGAGGATTAAGTGTAGGTGAACCTAAGTCGTTAATGTATGAAATTTTAGATTCTACAGTACCTTGCTTGCCTAATAATAAACCGCGATATTTAATGGGAGTAGGAGCACCTCAGAGTATACTAGAAGGAGTTGCAAGAGGGATTGATATGTTTGATTGCGTCTTACCTACCAGAAATGCTAGAAATGGCTCGTTACTTACTTCGTCTGGTAATCTGTCTATAACCAATGCCAAATATAAAGATGATTTTACGCCCTTAGACAATAAATGCCAGTGTTATACTTGCCAGAATTTTACCAAGGCCTACCTACGTCATTTATATATGTCTAAAGAAATACTTGCTTCGACTTTAGGTACTATCCATAATCTTTATTTTATGTCTTCTTTGATGAGAAATATTAAATTGGCATTATTGGAAGATAGGCTATTAGAATTTAGGAAAGAATTTTTAAATAATTTTTTGAATTGAATATTCAAGAAAAGAAGCGAGGAGTAAGTATCCTTAATTCAGAAGATATAAAAAACTTGCTAAATAAAAAAAAATTATGTATAATTTAAAAGATATTTTTTAAAATTAAAAAGAAAGGCGTGATTATAAAAATGGAAGCTCTTCAACAATTTTTACCTTTAATTATTATATTTGGAATATTTTATTTTATCCTAATTCGCCCTCAGCAACAAAAACAAAAAAAACATAAATTAATGCTGGATAGTATGCAAAAGGGAGATAAAGTGATTACTATTGGGGGTATCTATGGTATAATCAAAGATATCAAAGGCGATACTTTAACCCTGGAGGTTGCTAAAGATGTAGTGATAAATACTACACGAAATGCCATTGGGGTAAAAAGAGAAAAATAATACCACAAAGTATTTTTTAAAGGGAAATAAAATATAGAGATAAAAATGGTGATAATAATTTACAGGCAGGTATTTATTTATACCTGCCTGTAAATTTTAGTACCTTAGATGAAGAATGTTTATATTGAGTATTCTCGTTGACAAAGAAAATACTATAATACTATAATAATGAGGTTAAAGATTTTTAAGATAATGCGTTGCAAAAATGAAAAGGTAAGAAAAATTAGAAAGAGAGGATTTTTATATGAATTGGACTAAAACCTTAAGGGTTGCCAGCGTCTTTGTAGTAATTTTTATTGCAATTTTTTTATCATTTCCTCTAACTGAGAAGATAAATTTAGGCTTAGATTTACAAGGAGGTTCTCATGTTATCTTGGAATGTGTTGATACTCCTAATGCACCAGTAGATAACGATATGGTTAACAGAGTATTAGAGATAATAAGAAACCGTATTGATCAATTAGGAGTTTCAGAACCGGTAATTCAGAGGCAAGGCCCAACCCGTATCTTGGTTCAGTTACCCGGCGTGGAAGATCCTGAGGCAGCCGTAGATTTAATTGGCAAAACTGCTCTTTTGGAATTTAAAGACGAAGAAGGAGAAACTCAGTTAACCGGAGCTCATTTAATTAATGCTAAATCATCCTTTGATCAATTTAGTCGATCTATTGTTTTAATCGAATTTGACAAAATTGGCGCTAAAGAATTTGGAGATGCAACTAAAAGCAATGTAGGGAAAACTTTGGCTATTACTTTAGATGGAAAAGAAATTTCCGCTCCTGTAGTCCAGGAACCCATTCTCGATGGAAAAGCCCAAATTACAGGAAAATTTACTGTAGATAGTGCCAAACATTTAGCTATCCTTTTACGGGCGGGAGCTCTACCGGTAAAAGTGGAAATTTTGGAAAATAGATCAATCGGACCAACCTTAGGAAGAGATTCCATCTCCAAGGGGATAAAGGCCGGGATAGTAGGATTAATACTGATATTAATATTTATGTTGATCTATTATAAGGGGTTTGGGTTAATAGCAGATTTTGCTTTGGTAGTATGCATGATACTAATTGTGGGAGCTTTGGCGGGGTTAAAGGCGACTTTGACTTTACCCGGGATAGCAGGAATGATTCTTACGATTGGCATGGCAGTAGATGCCAATATCCTGATCTTTGAAAGAATAAAAGAAGAATTAAAATTGGAAAAAACTTTTCGAGCTTCTATTGATGCGGGATTCAATAAAGCTTTCCGTACCATATTTGATGCCAATGTCACGACTTTAATTGCAGCTCTTGCCTTATTTTATTTTGGTTCAGGTTTCATTAAAGGATTCGCAGTTACTTTGAGTATAGGTATTTTAGCCAGTATGTTTACCGCAATTGTAGTAACTAAGATTATTTTAGAAGTAGTAGCTGTTAAGTTTAATTCTAAAGCTTTATTATAGACCTAATTAAGGAGGATAATATCTAATGGATCTAATCGGGAAAAAGGAATTCAATTTTATTAAAAATAGAAAAAT
The sequence above is a segment of the Candidatus Atribacteria bacterium genome. Coding sequences within it:
- the queA gene encoding tRNA preQ1(34) S-adenosylmethionine ribosyltransferase-isomerase QueA, with the protein product MELKEFDYYLPSGFIAQKPIKPRDHSRLMVLNRSSNEIQHKVFKDMKDYLKKGDLLVLNNTKVLPARLFGFKEKTKGKVEILLLKPKSDRYWEVLVKPGKIVHSDTKIIFSPELEGTIEGKNEEKGSYFIQFKFKGNFKEILDKIGTMPTPPYIKERLTATEDYQTVYASQDGSIAAPTAGLHFSNSLLKELTLQGIEVVYLTLHVGRGTFESIRTSRVEEHQMDVEFYSISPNVAQKINQIRSEKRRIISVGTTTTRALESAYDLTKGKTISGSDWSDIFIFPGYKFKSVDVLITNFHLPRSTPLMLAAAFAGKNFLFKAYQEAIKEKYRFYSFGDAMIII
- a CDS encoding tRNA guanosine(34) transglycosylase Tgt; translation: MSIKFEILKKSKKTKARLGRLFTYHGIIDTPVFMPVGTQATVKAMTPRELDDLGIQIILSNSYHLYLRPGYNLIRRVGGLHKFMGWKGAILTDSGGFQIFSFGKLNKISDEGVFFHSHLDGSKRFINPEKAMEIQMALGSDIAMAFDECAPYPSSKYQVEIAAQRTIQWAKRCQDTHHSESQSLFGIVQGGTFQDLRIENANQLVELDFPGYAIGGLSVGEPKSLMYEILDSTVPCLPNNKPRYLMGVGAPQSILEGVARGIDMFDCVLPTRNARNGSLLTSSGNLSITNAKYKDDFTPLDNKCQCYTCQNFTKAYLRHLYMSKEILASTLGTIHNLYFMSSLMRNIKLALLEDRLLEFRKEFLNNFLN
- the yajC gene encoding preprotein translocase subunit YajC, translated to MEALQQFLPLIIIFGIFYFILIRPQQQKQKKHKLMLDSMQKGDKVITIGGIYGIIKDIKGDTLTLEVAKDVVINTTRNAIGVKREK
- the secD gene encoding protein translocase subunit SecD, which encodes MNWTKTLRVASVFVVIFIAIFLSFPLTEKINLGLDLQGGSHVILECVDTPNAPVDNDMVNRVLEIIRNRIDQLGVSEPVIQRQGPTRILVQLPGVEDPEAAVDLIGKTALLEFKDEEGETQLTGAHLINAKSSFDQFSRSIVLIEFDKIGAKEFGDATKSNVGKTLAITLDGKEISAPVVQEPILDGKAQITGKFTVDSAKHLAILLRAGALPVKVEILENRSIGPTLGRDSISKGIKAGIVGLILILIFMLIYYKGFGLIADFALVVCMILIVGALAGLKATLTLPGIAGMILTIGMAVDANILIFERIKEELKLEKTFRASIDAGFNKAFRTIFDANVTTLIAALALFYFGSGFIKGFAVTLSIGILASMFTAIVVTKIILEVVAVKFNSKALL